In candidate division KSB1 bacterium, one DNA window encodes the following:
- a CDS encoding DUF86 domain-containing protein — MSISPLEFLRHILDETNYLIKHSEGMSKEDFSYNDTLKRAFVRSLEIIGEAAKKIGCKIVSFSSGGKMEEFCIKNNINFKKIPEIHSPRASFTVFLYSMLKVLEPVIPLAKNGIEESISQLKNLKNEISSSFLSEENPSLNLANWIRGIPLIFYPWGLQAAAIRFKNSLNENAKMHALAEDMIEACHNEIVAWEVPPNIQPILLQGKDDFVKTKERWKILKEFFNSNDIEYKEVFSASGDILTKLINLIYFFDFTSIYRAVLSEIDPSPIKSINFIKKRL, encoded by the coding sequence ATGTCAATTTCACCTCTTGAGTTCCTGCGGCATATTCTTGATGAAACTAACTATCTCATTAAGCACTCAGAAGGGATGAGCAAAGAAGATTTTAGCTATAATGACACTCTGAAACGGGCTTTTGTACGAAGTTTAGAGATTATTGGAGAAGCTGCAAAAAAAATAGGTTGCAAGATTGTTAGCTTTTCGTCAGGAGGGAAAATGGAAGAATTTTGCATAAAAAATAATATTAATTTTAAAAAAATACCTGAAATTCATTCTCCCAGAGCTTCTTTTACTGTTTTTTTATATTCAATGCTTAAGGTTCTTGAACCTGTAATTCCTTTAGCAAAAAATGGAATTGAAGAATCGATTTCTCAGCTAAAAAATCTAAAAAATGAAATCTCATCATCCTTTTTATCCGAAGAAAATCCTTCCTTAAATCTTGCAAATTGGATTAGAGGGATTCCATTAATTTTTTATCCATGGGGCTTACAAGCAGCTGCCATTAGATTCAAGAACTCCTTGAATGAAAATGCAAAAATGCACGCTCTAGCTGAAGATATGATTGAAGCTTGTCATAATGAAATTGTTGCTTGGGAAGTTCCACCTAACATTCAACCAATTTTGTTGCAAGGAAAAGATGATTTTGTTAAAACAAAAGAGAGGTGGAAAATCCTTAAAGAATTTTTCAATTCTAATGATATTGAATATAAAGAAGTTTTTTCTGCTTCTGGTGATATTTTAACTAAACTAATAAATTTGATTTATTTTTTTGATTTTACCTCAATATATCGTGCTGTATTATCAGAAATCGATCCTTCTCCAATAAAATCTATTAATTTCATTAAAAAAAGATTATAA
- a CDS encoding nucleotidyltransferase family protein has product MNKRINSKKDVLSIIQQNRKSIKTLGVKKLGLFGSFVREEQNKNSDIDLMVEFDKGKKTFDNFMQLSFLLEDLLGKKIELVTTDSMSPYIRPYILKEVEYVNFTS; this is encoded by the coding sequence ATGAATAAACGGATTAACTCAAAAAAAGACGTTTTATCAATCATCCAACAAAATCGGAAGAGTATTAAAACCCTCGGTGTAAAGAAACTCGGCTTGTTTGGATCTTTTGTTCGAGAAGAACAAAATAAAAACAGCGATATAGATCTGATGGTTGAATTTGATAAGGGTAAAAAAACCTTTGATAACTTCATGCAGCTTTCATTTCTTTTGGAAGACCTTTTGGGGAAAAAAATTGAATTGGTTACTACCGATTCAATGAGTCCGTACATCCGCCCTTATATATTAAAGGAAGTGGAATATGTCAATTTCACCTCTTGA
- the glmM gene encoding phosphoglucosamine mutase, whose amino-acid sequence MSKLMVSVSGVRGIVGQGLTPVVVTSFAQAFGAYVKSGKVVVGRDSRVSGEMFKNAVFSGLMAVGCDILDIGVCPTPTTQLAVESLEANGGLMITASHNPIMWNGLKLIGPDGLFLDAEQGQEVIKIAESKSFPFAAWDKIGIAVKYSKAIEEHLQAILNLEYIDLNKIKERRFKVVLDCVCGSGSNMVPQLLNELGCEVVLLNCEPTGIFPRNPEPVPENLTELCEAVKKETADIGIAVDPDSDRLALVSEKGEPLGEEKTLALAVKFMLGKKSGPVVINASTSRMTEDIAEQHGSSVVRTKVGEIYVAKKMREIGAVIGGEGNGGVILPDIHLGRDAPVGIALILQQLAEFGGTIRELNDTLPKYVITKDKVELRDLDPKAALEKIQQAYSNEKLDFTDGVKIVRDKSWIHIRPSNTEPIIRVIAEAPTKEESEQLCAEVKKRVMIA is encoded by the coding sequence TTGTCTAAATTAATGGTAAGCGTCTCCGGAGTTCGTGGGATTGTCGGTCAAGGGTTGACCCCGGTAGTGGTCACCAGTTTTGCACAGGCTTTTGGCGCTTATGTAAAAAGCGGCAAAGTTGTCGTCGGAAGAGACTCCCGGGTCAGCGGCGAAATGTTCAAAAACGCGGTCTTTTCCGGGCTGATGGCTGTTGGCTGTGACATTTTGGATATTGGCGTTTGCCCGACTCCGACGACTCAATTAGCGGTCGAGAGTCTCGAAGCGAACGGAGGACTTATGATTACGGCCAGCCACAATCCAATCATGTGGAACGGGTTGAAACTCATCGGCCCGGACGGTTTGTTTCTGGACGCTGAACAAGGTCAGGAAGTCATCAAAATCGCAGAAAGTAAGTCTTTCCCTTTTGCAGCGTGGGATAAAATTGGCATCGCCGTCAAATATTCCAAGGCAATTGAAGAGCATCTTCAAGCTATCCTAAATTTAGAATATATTGATTTGAACAAAATTAAAGAGCGTAGATTTAAAGTGGTCTTGGACTGTGTTTGCGGCTCCGGTTCAAACATGGTTCCCCAACTTCTAAATGAGCTCGGTTGTGAAGTTGTGCTTTTGAATTGCGAACCCACCGGGATTTTCCCGAGAAATCCTGAGCCGGTGCCGGAAAATCTGACCGAACTTTGCGAAGCAGTGAAAAAAGAAACTGCCGACATCGGTATTGCAGTCGACCCGGACTCAGACCGGCTCGCCCTGGTTTCCGAAAAAGGTGAGCCTCTCGGAGAAGAAAAAACGCTCGCACTCGCGGTCAAATTTATGCTTGGCAAAAAATCCGGTCCGGTGGTTATCAATGCATCAACTTCGCGGATGACTGAAGATATCGCAGAGCAGCATGGTTCATCGGTTGTGAGAACCAAAGTCGGCGAAATTTACGTCGCCAAGAAAATGCGCGAGATTGGCGCGGTGATTGGCGGTGAAGGGAACGGGGGCGTGATTCTGCCCGATATTCATTTAGGACGGGACGCTCCCGTGGGCATCGCGCTCATTTTGCAGCAGTTGGCGGAATTTGGCGGAACCATCAGGGAGTTGAACGATACTTTGCCGAAATACGTCATTACCAAAGATAAAGTTGAATTGCGGGATTTGGACCCGAAAGCCGCTTTGGAAAAAATTCAGCAAGCTTACTCAAACGAGAAACTCGATTTCACCGACGGCGTCAAAATCGTCCGCGATAAGTCGTGGATTCATATCCGGCCGTCGAATACCGAGCCGATAATCCGGGTGATTGCCGAGGCGCCGACGAAGGAGGAGTCGGAGCAGCTTTGCGCAGAAGTTAAGAAGCGGGTTATGATTGCTTGA
- a CDS encoding nucleotidyltransferase family protein: MFSAIILAAGKSTRMGELKPLVQFGKQTFLETILQNFRNAGIEDVLIVLGYKAEQIAKELNLRPDDFTINKNYSLGQFSSVQAGVKNLKSNCTGVFLALVDQPQIGPDIIAKIRKVSEENSDKIVIPTLNGKRGHPPLLPKWLFHEILIANPTQKTSEIVRSHSDKVYELEIGDESILWNINTKQDLERVLSS, translated from the coding sequence TTGTTCTCCGCAATCATTTTAGCCGCGGGTAAATCTACCCGGATGGGTGAACTTAAACCCCTCGTTCAGTTCGGTAAGCAAACTTTTCTCGAAACTATCCTCCAAAATTTCAGAAATGCTGGAATCGAGGATGTTTTAATCGTTCTGGGATATAAGGCAGAGCAAATTGCGAAAGAATTAAACCTCCGTCCTGACGACTTTACAATCAACAAAAATTACTCACTTGGTCAATTTTCTTCAGTTCAGGCCGGAGTGAAAAATTTGAAGTCCAACTGCACCGGTGTTTTTTTGGCCCTGGTGGATCAACCGCAGATTGGCCCAGATATAATCGCTAAGATTCGAAAAGTTTCTGAAGAAAATTCTGATAAAATTGTGATCCCGACCCTCAACGGTAAGCGCGGACATCCGCCGCTGCTTCCTAAATGGCTTTTTCATGAAATCCTCATCGCGAACCCAACCCAAAAAACCTCTGAAATTGTTCGCAGCCATTCGGATAAGGTTTATGAACTTGAGATTGGCGATGAAAGTATTCTTTGGAACATAAATACGAAGCAGGATTTGGAGAGGGTTTTAAGTTCGTAG
- a CDS encoding nucleotidyltransferase, whose amino-acid sequence MDIENLLRLLNENKVKFVIIGATAFPVHGYSRATLDVDIFIQRNKENVKRTLKALSEFGYDVTDISEEDMQQKKILIRQYIFETDIHPFVAGNSFDEVWKNKVKSKIGSTEAYFASLDDLIKMKSAAGRAKDLEDLKVLEKLKHKLRKN is encoded by the coding sequence ATGGACATCGAAAACCTTCTGAGATTATTAAACGAAAATAAAGTCAAGTTTGTTATTATCGGAGCAACCGCTTTCCCCGTTCATGGTTATTCACGAGCTACTCTGGATGTGGACATTTTTATTCAAAGGAATAAAGAAAATGTAAAAAGGACTTTAAAAGCTCTGTCGGAATTTGGTTATGATGTTACGGATATATCTGAAGAGGATATGCAACAAAAGAAAATCTTAATTCGCCAATATATTTTCGAAACAGATATTCATCCTTTTGTGGCGGGTAATTCTTTTGATGAGGTTTGGAAAAATAAAGTTAAAAGTAAAATCGGCTCAACCGAAGCGTATTTTGCCAGTCTCGACGATTTAATAAAAATGAAGAGCGCCGCAGGTCGCGCCAAAGATTTAGAAGATTTAAAAGTACTTGAAAAACTGAAACATAAGTTGAGAAAAAATTAG
- a CDS encoding ankyrin repeat domain-containing protein, translated as MSEIYDAAIKGDLLTVRKLLARGVDPNSSQDSITVLHISAGMWDRRMVELLINSGAKVDVADNMEEPHSTLRLWGEDYLRKSLKNTHGNSKTQ; from the coding sequence ATGAGTGAAATTTACGATGCTGCCATAAAGGGCGACTTACTCACAGTGAGGAAACTTCTTGCTCGCGGTGTAGACCCCAATTCATCTCAAGATTCGATTACAGTATTGCATATTTCTGCGGGCATGTGGGATCGCAGAATGGTTGAATTATTAATCAATAGTGGTGCAAAAGTTGATGTTGCGGATAACATGGAAGAACCCCACTCCACTTTGCGGCTGTGGGGAGAGGACTACCTGCGGAAATCACTCAAAAATACTCATGGGAACTCGAAGACACAATAG